A genomic segment from Janthinobacterium sp. 64 encodes:
- a CDS encoding ABC transporter ATP-binding protein — MSNILKVAGLHVAYGGIKAVKGIDLEVNEGELIALIGANGAGKTTTLKAITGTLPACKVEGTISYLGESLKGTKSFHLVEKKLAMVPEGRGVFTRMSIRENLMMGAYTRTDKAGVEDDIAKWFDVFPRLKERAAQMAGTLSGGEQQMLAMARALMSHPKLLLLDEPSMGLSPIMVEKIFEVIRKVSSEGITILLVEQNARLALQAAHRGYVMDSGLVTMGGNAAAMLDDPRVKAAYLGE; from the coding sequence ATGAGCAATATATTGAAGGTGGCGGGCCTGCACGTGGCCTACGGCGGCATCAAGGCCGTCAAGGGTATCGACCTGGAGGTCAACGAAGGCGAGCTGATCGCCCTGATCGGCGCGAACGGCGCGGGCAAGACGACGACCTTGAAAGCCATCACGGGCACCTTGCCGGCCTGCAAGGTCGAAGGCACGATCAGCTACTTGGGCGAATCGCTCAAGGGGACGAAATCGTTTCACCTGGTGGAAAAGAAGCTGGCCATGGTGCCGGAAGGGCGGGGCGTGTTTACCCGCATGTCGATCCGCGAAAACCTCATGATGGGCGCCTACACGCGCACGGACAAGGCCGGTGTCGAGGATGACATCGCCAAGTGGTTCGACGTGTTTCCCCGTCTGAAGGAACGGGCAGCGCAGATGGCCGGCACCCTGTCGGGCGGCGAGCAGCAGATGCTGGCCATGGCGCGCGCGCTGATGAGTCATCCGAAGCTGCTGCTGCTCGACGAGCCGTCGATGGGCTTATCGCCCATCATGGTCGAGAAAATCTTCGAGGTGATCCGCAAGGTGTCGTCCGAAGGCATCACGATCTTGCTGGTCGAACAGAATGCCCGTTTGGCCCTGCAAGCGGCGCACCGCGGTTATGTGATGGATTCCGGCCTGGTCACCATGGGTGGCAACGCGGCCGCCATGCTCGACGATCCGCGCGTAAAGGCGGCGTATCTGGGAGAGTAA
- a CDS encoding ABC transporter ATP-binding protein, with amino-acid sequence MSEQIILNIAGVNKRFGGLQALTDVGITIRQGQIYGLIGPNGAGKTTFFNVITGLYQPDTGTFELAGKPYSPSAPHKVAKAGIARTFQNIRLFGDMTALENVMVGRHVRSHQGVFGAIFRHKAAREEEASIRKRAMELLDFVGIAQFASRTARFLSYGDQRRLEIARALATDPQLLALDEPAAGMNATEKLALRELLVKIKAEGKTVLLIEHDVKLMMGLCDRITVLEYGKRIAEGLPAEIQQNPAVIEAYLGGSHA; translated from the coding sequence ATGAGCGAACAGATCATTCTCAATATTGCCGGCGTAAATAAACGTTTCGGTGGCTTGCAGGCGCTGACGGACGTGGGCATCACCATCAGGCAAGGGCAGATTTACGGCTTGATCGGCCCGAACGGTGCCGGAAAGACCACTTTCTTTAACGTCATTACGGGCCTGTACCAGCCCGACACGGGCACCTTCGAGTTGGCTGGCAAGCCGTATTCGCCGTCCGCGCCGCACAAGGTGGCGAAGGCGGGCATCGCCCGCACCTTCCAGAACATTCGTCTGTTCGGCGACATGACGGCGCTGGAAAACGTCATGGTGGGGCGCCATGTGCGTTCGCACCAGGGCGTGTTCGGCGCCATCTTCCGCCACAAGGCGGCGCGCGAGGAAGAGGCGTCCATCCGCAAGCGGGCCATGGAGCTGCTCGATTTCGTCGGCATCGCCCAGTTCGCCAGCCGCACGGCGCGCTTCCTGTCGTATGGCGACCAGCGGCGCCTGGAAATTGCCCGCGCGCTGGCCACCGATCCGCAACTGCTGGCTCTCGACGAGCCGGCGGCCGGCATGAACGCCACGGAAAAGCTGGCCCTGCGCGAATTGCTGGTGAAAATCAAGGCCGAAGGCAAGACCGTGCTGTTGATCGAGCACGACGTGAAACTGATGATGGGACTGTGCGACCGCATCACGGTGCTCGAATATGGCAAGCGCATCGCCGAAGGCTTGCCGGCCGAAATACAACAAAACCCGGCCGTCATCGAGGCTTACCTGGGGGGATCGCACGCATGA
- a CDS encoding ABC transporter permease subunit has product MALLDFDAKKNPTKAYAGMLGLAALLMVFPFFAAQFGNSWVRIVDMALLYIMLALGLNIVVGFAGLLDLGYIAFYAVGAYLTALLASPQFAILLESVVNQYPVLGETLVQLMGPEIRENGIHLSIWIIVPLAAAVAGLCGALLGAPTLKLRGDYLAIVTLGFGEIIRIFMGNLNEPVNFTNGVQGINMIDPIRIFGVNLAGEAGTNSTVVVGGFSMPSVNAYYFLFLFLCIAVVFVTKRLQHSRLGRAWVAIREDEIAAKAMGINTRNVKLLAFSMGASFGGVAGAMFASFEGFVAPESFLLTESIAVLAMVVLGGIGHIPGVILGGVILASIPEVLRHVVEPAQKALFGEVIIDAEVLRQLLYGLAMVLIMLIRPAGLWPSPKHEDRPDHDVDQPNKSTGVVSA; this is encoded by the coding sequence ATGGCACTACTCGATTTTGACGCTAAGAAAAATCCGACCAAAGCCTACGCCGGCATGCTGGGCCTGGCCGCGCTGCTGATGGTGTTCCCGTTTTTTGCCGCCCAGTTCGGCAATTCGTGGGTGCGCATCGTCGACATGGCCTTGCTGTACATCATGCTGGCCCTGGGCTTGAACATCGTCGTCGGCTTTGCCGGCTTGCTCGACCTCGGCTACATCGCCTTCTATGCCGTGGGTGCCTACCTGACGGCCTTGCTGGCCTCGCCGCAGTTCGCCATCCTGCTCGAATCGGTGGTGAATCAATATCCGGTGCTGGGCGAGACCCTGGTGCAACTGATGGGGCCGGAAATCCGCGAAAACGGCATCCATTTGTCGATCTGGATCATCGTGCCGCTGGCCGCTGCCGTGGCGGGCCTGTGCGGCGCTTTGCTGGGCGCGCCGACCTTGAAACTGCGCGGCGACTATCTGGCCATCGTGACCCTGGGCTTTGGCGAGATCATCCGTATTTTCATGGGCAACTTGAATGAGCCCGTCAATTTCACGAATGGCGTGCAAGGCATCAACATGATTGACCCGATCCGCATCTTCGGCGTCAATCTGGCGGGCGAGGCGGGCACCAACAGCACCGTCGTGGTGGGCGGCTTTTCCATGCCGTCCGTAAATGCCTATTATTTTCTATTCCTCTTTCTGTGCATCGCCGTCGTGTTCGTCACCAAGCGCCTGCAGCATTCGCGCCTGGGCCGCGCCTGGGTGGCCATCCGCGAAGACGAGATCGCCGCAAAAGCGATGGGCATCAATACGCGCAACGTCAAATTGCTGGCCTTTTCCATGGGCGCCTCGTTCGGTGGCGTGGCCGGCGCCATGTTTGCCTCGTTCGAGGGCTTTGTCGCGCCGGAATCGTTCTTGCTGACGGAATCGATCGCCGTGCTGGCCATGGTGGTGCTGGGCGGCATCGGCCATATCCCTGGCGTGATCCTTGGCGGCGTGATCCTCGCTTCGATACCCGAAGTGTTGCGCCACGTGGTGGAACCGGCGCAGAAGGCGCTGTTTGGCGAGGTCATCATCGACGCTGAAGTACTGCGCCAGTTGCTGTACGGTCTGGCCATGGTACTTATTATGCTTATACGTCCCGCCGGCCTGTGGCCATCGCCGAAGCACGAAGACCGGCCCGACCACGATGTGGACCAGCCGAACAAATCCACCGGCGTCGTGTCCGCTTAA
- a CDS encoding branched-chain amino acid ABC transporter permease, translating to MDTFIQQIINGLVLGSMYALIALGYTMVYGVLNLINFAHGDVLMIGAMVGLTILKLLGIYVPDWPGYLKLATAILGAIPVCMLVNIFIERVAYRRLRNAPRLAPLITAIGISILLQTFAMMIWTRNPLPFPQLLSTDPLHIGGAVISQTQVLLLALAAISMGSLVLLIEKTKMGRAMRATAENPRVAGLMGVDSDKVIVATFAIGAALAAVAGVMWGANYASVKFSMGALPGLKAFCAAVLGGIGNIYGAMLGGILLGLIESLGAGYIAYLTAGFLGSNYQDIFAFIVLIIVLTLRPSGIMGERVADRA from the coding sequence ATGGATACATTCATCCAGCAAATCATTAACGGCTTGGTGCTGGGCAGCATGTATGCCTTGATCGCCCTCGGTTACACGATGGTGTACGGCGTCTTGAACCTGATCAACTTCGCCCACGGCGACGTGCTCATGATCGGCGCCATGGTGGGCCTGACCATCCTCAAGCTGCTGGGCATTTATGTACCGGACTGGCCCGGCTATCTGAAACTGGCCACCGCCATCCTCGGCGCCATTCCCGTCTGTATGCTGGTCAACATCTTCATCGAGCGGGTCGCCTACCGCCGCCTGCGCAACGCCCCCCGCCTCGCCCCCCTGATTACCGCCATCGGCATCTCCATCCTGCTGCAAACCTTCGCCATGATGATCTGGACGCGTAATCCGCTGCCATTTCCCCAGTTGCTGTCGACCGACCCGCTGCACATCGGTGGCGCTGTTATTTCCCAAACGCAAGTATTGCTGCTGGCCCTGGCCGCCATTTCCATGGGATCCCTGGTCTTACTTATTGAGAAAACCAAGATGGGCCGCGCCATGCGGGCCACGGCGGAAAACCCCCGCGTGGCGGGCCTCATGGGTGTCGATTCCGACAAGGTCATCGTCGCCACGTTCGCCATTGGCGCCGCGCTGGCCGCCGTGGCCGGCGTGATGTGGGGCGCCAACTATGCTTCGGTAAAGTTTTCGATGGGAGCGCTGCCCGGGCTGAAGGCATTTTGCGCGGCCGTGCTGGGTGGCATCGGCAATATCTATGGCGCCATGCTGGGCGGCATCCTGCTGGGCCTTATCGAGAGCCTGGGTGCCGGGTATATCGCCTATCTCACCGCTGGTTTCCTCGGCAGCAATTACCAGGATATCTTTGCCTTCATCGTGCTGATCATCGTGCTGACCCTGCGCCCGTCCGGCATCATGGGCGAACGAGTGGCCGACCGTGCCTGA
- the ispH gene encoding 4-hydroxy-3-methylbut-2-enyl diphosphate reductase has product MDKELLLAQPRGFCAGVDRAIEIVERALQQFGAPIYVRHEIVHNAYVVADLRNKGAIFIDDLDDVPAGNTLVFSAHGVSKAVRAEAESRGLSIFDATCPLVTKVHMEVGKMRREGREIIMIGHDGHPEVEGTMGQADMGMHLVETLDDVAALQVANPDSLAYVSQTTLSVDDTSDIIAALKAKYPNIAEPKKGDICYATTNRQEAVKFMAPQVEVVIVVGSPNSSNSNRLREVAEKMGTPAYMVDNASQIDPAWLEGKLRVGVTAGASAPEVLVQAVIDRLKECGVKSVRPLDGVQEAVTFPMPKGLDGLKRDVA; this is encoded by the coding sequence ATGGATAAAGAACTGTTACTGGCCCAGCCCCGCGGTTTCTGCGCTGGCGTCGACCGGGCGATCGAAATCGTCGAACGTGCCTTGCAGCAATTTGGTGCGCCGATCTATGTGCGCCATGAAATCGTCCACAACGCCTATGTGGTGGCCGACTTGCGCAACAAAGGCGCCATCTTCATCGACGACCTCGATGACGTGCCTGCTGGCAATACGCTCGTGTTTTCCGCGCATGGCGTGTCGAAAGCCGTGCGCGCCGAGGCGGAATCGCGCGGCCTGAGCATTTTTGACGCGACTTGCCCGCTGGTCACCAAGGTGCACATGGAAGTGGGCAAGATGCGCCGCGAAGGCCGCGAGATCATCATGATCGGCCACGACGGCCATCCCGAGGTGGAAGGCACGATGGGCCAGGCCGATATGGGCATGCATCTGGTGGAAACGCTCGACGATGTGGCTGCTTTGCAGGTTGCCAATCCGGACAGCCTGGCCTATGTTTCGCAAACAACGTTGTCAGTTGACGACACTAGCGACATTATTGCGGCCTTGAAAGCGAAATATCCGAATATCGCCGAGCCGAAAAAAGGCGACATCTGCTACGCCACCACGAACCGCCAGGAAGCCGTGAAATTCATGGCGCCGCAAGTGGAAGTGGTGATCGTCGTGGGTAGCCCGAACAGCTCGAATTCGAACCGCTTGCGCGAAGTGGCCGAGAAGATGGGCACGCCAGCCTACATGGTCGACAATGCCTCGCAGATCGATCCCGCCTGGCTGGAAGGCAAGCTGCGCGTGGGTGTGACGGCTGGCGCCTCGGCGCCCGAGGTGCTGGTGCAAGCCGTCATCGACCGCTTGAAAGAGTGCGGCGTGAAGAGCGTGCGCCCGCTCGACGGCGTGCAGGAAGCCGTCACCTTTCCGATGCCGAAAGGCCTCGATGGCCTCAAGCGCGACGTGGCCTGA
- a CDS encoding FKBP-type peptidyl-prolyl cis-trans isomerase → MSNEQPAVVTEAAYLTLHYRLATVDGTDIVTTFSGNPATLMLGQGQLAPFLEQRLLGLPEGTHQTFELAAGEGFGERNPELVQSVSRVTLDENSVPGADYKIGDLVDFAAPGGGRFAGVLREMREDSALFDFNHPLAGQPLRFEVKLISVL, encoded by the coding sequence ATGTCCAACGAGCAACCAGCAGTCGTCACCGAAGCGGCTTACCTCACCCTGCATTATCGTCTTGCTACTGTTGACGGTACTGATATTGTCACTACCTTTAGCGGAAATCCTGCTACCTTGATGCTGGGACAGGGCCAGCTGGCGCCATTCCTCGAACAGCGTTTGCTGGGCTTGCCTGAAGGCACGCACCAGACGTTCGAGCTGGCGGCCGGCGAAGGCTTTGGCGAGCGCAATCCCGAGCTGGTGCAGTCCGTCTCGCGCGTGACCCTGGATGAAAACTCGGTGCCCGGTGCCGACTACAAGATCGGCGACCTGGTCGACTTCGCCGCGCCGGGCGGCGGCCGCTTTGCCGGCGTGCTGCGCGAAATGCGCGAGGACTCGGCCCTGTTCGACTTCAACCATCCGCTGGCCGGCCAGCCGCTGCGCTTTGAAGTCAAGCTCATTTCGGTGCTGTGA
- the radC gene encoding RadC family protein, with amino-acid sequence MGIKDWPARERPRERLIEDGAHSLSDAELLAVFLRTGVRGKSAVELARDTVEHFGSLRGLFGASLVSFSAVHGMGSAKFAQLQAVLELARRAIIEDLQTGQALNSPHAVKDYLRLTLGNLAHEAFHVLFLDVKNRLITTQEMFRGTLTHTSVYPREVVKQALLHNAASVMLAHNHPSGTPEPSESDLLLTRALVQALSLVDVRILDHFVVAGRQVHSFAEHGQI; translated from the coding sequence ATGGGCATCAAGGACTGGCCGGCCCGCGAACGGCCGCGCGAACGCCTGATCGAGGATGGCGCACACTCGCTGTCGGACGCAGAATTGCTGGCCGTGTTCCTGCGCACTGGCGTGCGCGGCAAGAGTGCCGTGGAACTGGCACGCGACACGGTCGAGCACTTTGGCTCCCTGCGGGGCCTGTTTGGCGCCAGCCTCGTGAGTTTTTCCGCCGTGCATGGCATGGGCAGCGCCAAGTTTGCCCAGCTGCAAGCCGTGCTGGAACTGGCGCGGCGCGCCATCATCGAGGATTTGCAAACGGGCCAGGCCCTCAATTCGCCGCACGCCGTCAAAGACTATTTGCGCCTGACCCTGGGCAACCTGGCGCACGAAGCGTTTCATGTGTTGTTTTTGGACGTCAAGAACCGCCTGATCACGACCCAGGAAATGTTTCGCGGCACCCTCACCCATACCAGCGTGTACCCGCGCGAAGTGGTGAAACAAGCGCTGCTGCACAACGCGGCCAGCGTGATGCTGGCCCATAACCACCCATCCGGCACGCCTGAGCCCAGCGAATCGGATTTATTGCTCACGCGCGCGCTGGTGCAAGCCTTGTCGCTGGTGGACGTGCGCATCCTCGACCATTTCGTCGTGGCCGGGCGGCAAGTGCATTCGTTCGCGGAACACGGCCAGATCTAG
- the rpmB gene encoding 50S ribosomal protein L28, producing MARVCQVTGKKPMVGNNVSHANNKTKRRFLPNLQNRRIFVESENRWVSLRLSNAGLRVIDKVGIDAVLVDMRARGEKV from the coding sequence ATGGCACGTGTTTGCCAAGTCACTGGGAAGAAGCCGATGGTCGGCAACAATGTTTCCCATGCAAACAACAAAACCAAACGTCGTTTTTTGCCTAACTTGCAGAATCGTCGTATTTTTGTTGAATCTGAAAACCGCTGGGTCTCCCTGCGTTTGTCCAACGCCGGTCTGCGCGTCATCGATAAAGTCGGCATCGACGCCGTATTGGTCGATATGCGCGCTCGTGGCGAAAAAGTCTAA
- the rpmG gene encoding 50S ribosomal protein L33, producing the protein MAKSGRDKIKLESTAGTGHFYTTTKNKRTTPAKMEIMKFDPKARKHVTYKETKIK; encoded by the coding sequence ATGGCAAAATCAGGCCGCGACAAAATCAAGTTAGAATCGACCGCCGGTACGGGTCACTTCTACACGACTACCAAAAACAAGCGTACGACGCCTGCGAAAATGGAGATCATGAAATTTGATCCTAAAGCACGCAAGCACGTCACGTACAAAGAAACCAAAATCAAGTAA
- a CDS encoding DesA family fatty acid desaturase — MTLSSVLHDVLQFMATGITDLSAWQVFLYTMVVTHITIASVTIYLHRHQAHRALELHAIPSHFFRFWLWLTTGQVTKEWAAIHRKHHAKCDTEEDPHSPVTRGIKKVFWEGAELYRAESKNMETMAKYGHGTPTDWIERNLYTKYSWLGVVSLFVINFILFGVIGISVWAVQMMWIPITAAGIINGIGHYWGYRNYDCADAATNIIPFGILIGGEELHNNHHTYATSAKLSSKWYEIDIGWAYIRALEMLGLAKVKKLAPEPKFSHGKLEADFETLQSVIANRYDVMAKYAKSIKHAWKEELEHLKHKAELEKRFLKSSRKLMQREPGKLADAHHEQLSELFQHSKALETMHHMRVELGAIWERSHFTREQLLQKLQDWCARAEASGIQSLQDFSLRLRSYA; from the coding sequence ATGACATTGAGTTCCGTTTTACACGACGTTTTGCAGTTCATGGCCACTGGCATTACCGATCTGTCCGCATGGCAAGTTTTCCTGTACACCATGGTGGTCACCCACATCACGATCGCCAGCGTCACGATTTATCTGCACCGCCACCAGGCCCACCGCGCGCTGGAATTGCATGCGATTCCCAGCCATTTCTTCCGTTTCTGGCTGTGGCTGACGACGGGCCAGGTCACCAAGGAGTGGGCCGCCATCCACCGCAAGCACCATGCCAAGTGCGATACGGAAGAAGATCCGCACAGCCCCGTGACGCGCGGCATCAAGAAAGTGTTCTGGGAAGGCGCCGAGTTGTACCGCGCTGAATCGAAGAACATGGAAACCATGGCCAAGTACGGCCACGGCACGCCGACGGACTGGATCGAGCGCAACCTGTACACGAAGTACAGCTGGCTGGGCGTGGTATCGCTGTTCGTTATCAATTTCATCCTGTTCGGCGTGATCGGCATTTCCGTGTGGGCCGTGCAAATGATGTGGATACCCATCACGGCGGCCGGCATCATCAACGGCATCGGCCACTACTGGGGCTACCGCAACTACGACTGCGCCGATGCGGCCACCAACATCATTCCCTTCGGCATCTTGATTGGCGGCGAAGAGTTGCACAACAACCACCATACGTATGCGACGTCGGCCAAGCTGTCGTCGAAATGGTATGAAATCGATATTGGCTGGGCGTATATCCGCGCGCTGGAAATGCTGGGCCTGGCCAAAGTGAAAAAGCTGGCGCCGGAGCCGAAGTTCTCGCACGGCAAGCTGGAAGCGGACTTCGAGACCTTGCAGTCGGTCATCGCCAACCGCTACGACGTGATGGCCAAGTACGCGAAATCGATCAAGCATGCCTGGAAGGAAGAGCTGGAACACCTGAAGCACAAGGCCGAGCTGGAAAAGCGCTTCCTGAAATCGTCGCGCAAGCTGATGCAGCGCGAGCCGGGCAAGCTGGCCGATGCACACCACGAGCAACTGTCGGAACTGTTCCAGCACAGCAAGGCGCTGGAAACCATGCACCACATGCGCGTCGAGCTGGGCGCCATCTGGGAACGTTCGCACTTTACGCGTGAACAGTTGCTGCAAAAGTTGCAAGACTGGTGCGCGCGCGCCGAAGCGTCGGGCATCCAGTCGCTGCAAGATTTCTCCTTGCGCCTGCGTAGTTATGCCTGA
- a CDS encoding mechanosensitive ion channel family protein — MNETPLLNLITDFVNDFRQPAILWQALVIVACLALSWLLVRQLRVFLHKRAEAAATPATPETLQRTDSFIRILTPVLAAMLLGIAQHFLAKFQSVNLLSIAIPLCTSMALVRFGFYVLRRIFARHGEISPTMLLLEKIFTVVVWAGMALYITGLWPELHAFLEGIVVPLGRNKVSVAAILQAAISVAVLLVLAMWAGTSLDERLMKMQGLHTSLRVVLSRMGRAVLILVSVLVSLSLVGIDLTVLSVFGGAFGVALGFGLQKIAANFVSGFIILLDRSLTIGDMITVGQFTGKVTQINTRYTVLLGGDGVESIVPNEMLISGGVQNMSLSNRMVWLSTAVSVGYETDIDVIFPLLEAATAKVPRVSQSNPPSATLVRFGADGLDVQIGFWIADPENGTGGVKSNVNRAIWRTLQEHKVTVPFPQRELRIVGTPPAPLAGAAEGESAPSGTQP; from the coding sequence ATGAATGAAACCCCGCTGCTCAACCTGATCACTGATTTTGTCAATGATTTCCGCCAACCGGCCATCCTGTGGCAGGCGCTGGTCATCGTCGCCTGCCTGGCGCTGAGCTGGCTGCTGGTGCGGCAGTTGCGCGTGTTCCTGCATAAGCGGGCGGAAGCGGCGGCCACGCCAGCCACGCCGGAAACCTTGCAGCGTACGGATAGTTTCATCCGCATCCTGACGCCCGTGCTGGCGGCCATGCTGCTGGGCATTGCACAACATTTCCTGGCCAAGTTCCAGTCGGTGAATTTGCTCAGCATCGCCATTCCCCTGTGCACCTCGATGGCGCTGGTGCGCTTCGGTTTTTATGTGCTGCGCCGCATTTTTGCCCGCCACGGCGAGATCAGCCCCACCATGTTGCTGCTGGAAAAGATCTTCACGGTGGTGGTGTGGGCCGGCATGGCCCTGTATATCACGGGCCTGTGGCCGGAACTGCATGCTTTCCTGGAAGGCATCGTCGTACCGCTGGGACGCAACAAGGTCTCCGTGGCTGCCATCTTGCAAGCCGCTATTTCCGTGGCCGTGCTGCTGGTGCTGGCCATGTGGGCCGGCACCTCGCTCGACGAGCGCCTGATGAAAATGCAAGGTCTGCATACCTCCTTGCGCGTGGTGCTGTCGCGCATGGGCCGCGCCGTGCTGATCCTCGTTTCCGTGCTGGTCAGCCTGTCGCTGGTGGGCATCGACCTGACGGTGCTGTCCGTGTTTGGCGGCGCTTTCGGCGTGGCGCTGGGCTTTGGCTTGCAAAAGATCGCCGCGAACTTCGTCTCCGGCTTCATCATCCTGCTCGACCGCAGCCTGACCATCGGCGACATGATCACGGTGGGACAATTTACGGGCAAGGTAACGCAGATCAATACGCGCTATACTGTGTTGCTGGGCGGCGATGGCGTTGAATCCATCGTGCCGAATGAAATGCTGATTTCCGGCGGCGTGCAGAACATGTCGCTGAGCAACCGCATGGTGTGGCTGTCGACGGCCGTGTCGGTGGGCTATGAAACGGATATCGATGTCATCTTCCCCTTGCTGGAAGCGGCGACGGCCAAGGTGCCGCGTGTGTCGCAAAGCAATCCGCCATCGGCTACCCTCGTGCGTTTCGGCGCCGACGGCCTCGATGTGCAGATCGGCTTCTGGATCGCGGACCCGGAAAATGGTACCGGCGGCGTGAAGTCGAATGTGAACCGCGCCATCTGGCGTACCTTGCAGGAACATAAAGTGACTGTACCGTTTCCGCAACGCGAATTGCGTATTGTTGGTACGCCTCCTGCCCCGCTCGCGGGCGCGGCAGAGGGTGAGTCCGCCCCATCCGGCACCCAGCCTTAA
- a CDS encoding RsmB/NOP family class I SAM-dependent RNA methyltransferase produces MRLPPAILANAEEVLREILRFTAPADTTLSRYFRDHPRLGSRERGAIAEGIYAVLRNKSFFTDFAEAGSGPTMRRLTILGLAEAVGADSLGGLTEEEVEWLERITQIDRSLMPSNMRANMPTWLFDKLIAQFGEAETMKLADALNAPAPLDLRVNSLKATRDDVMLALAEAPILSTPTPFAPLGLRVIKKPSLQNLPLFQSGAIEVQDEGSQILSQIVGAKRGEMVVDFCAGAGGKTLALGALMRNTGRLYAFDVSEKRLAKLKPRMARSGLSNVHPVQIAHERDAKIKRLAGKIDRVLVDAPCSGLGTLRRNPDVKWRQQPNSIVELQAKQAAILAGAARLVKGGGRLVYATCSFLNEENDFIAEQFLAAHPDFTLVPMSKVLAEQKIELEMGDYLKLLPHLHQTDGFFAAVFERKVMPKKVYADEKPADDADAEAAE; encoded by the coding sequence ATGAGATTGCCACCAGCGATACTTGCCAATGCTGAAGAAGTGTTGCGCGAAATTTTACGTTTCACGGCCCCGGCCGACACCACCCTGTCGCGCTATTTCCGCGACCATCCGCGCCTCGGTTCGCGCGAACGTGGCGCCATCGCCGAAGGCATTTATGCCGTGCTGCGCAACAAATCGTTCTTTACCGATTTCGCCGAAGCGGGCAGTGGCCCGACCATGCGCCGTTTGACCATCCTCGGCCTGGCCGAAGCGGTCGGTGCCGACTCCCTGGGCGGCCTGACGGAAGAAGAAGTGGAATGGCTGGAACGCATCACGCAGATCGACCGCAGCCTGATGCCGTCGAACATGCGCGCCAACATGCCGACCTGGCTGTTCGACAAGCTGATCGCCCAGTTCGGCGAAGCGGAAACCATGAAGCTGGCCGATGCGCTGAACGCGCCGGCGCCGCTGGACTTGCGCGTGAACTCGCTCAAGGCCACGCGTGACGACGTGATGCTGGCCCTGGCCGAAGCGCCTATCCTCAGCACGCCTACGCCATTCGCGCCGCTGGGGCTGCGCGTGATCAAGAAGCCATCGTTGCAAAACTTGCCATTGTTCCAGAGCGGTGCCATCGAAGTGCAAGATGAAGGCAGCCAGATCCTGTCGCAGATCGTCGGCGCCAAGCGTGGCGAGATGGTCGTCGATTTCTGTGCCGGCGCGGGCGGCAAGACGCTCGCATTGGGCGCGCTGATGCGCAACACGGGTCGTTTGTATGCATTCGACGTGTCGGAAAAACGTTTGGCCAAGCTGAAGCCGCGCATGGCCCGCAGCGGCTTGTCGAACGTGCATCCGGTGCAGATCGCGCATGAGCGCGATGCCAAGATCAAGCGCCTGGCCGGCAAGATCGACCGCGTGCTGGTCGATGCGCCATGCAGCGGCCTGGGCACCCTGCGCCGCAATCCGGACGTGAAATGGCGCCAGCAGCCGAACTCCATCGTCGAACTGCAAGCCAAGCAGGCAGCCATCCTGGCCGGCGCGGCGCGTCTGGTCAAGGGTGGCGGCCGCCTGGTGTACGCCACCTGCAGCTTCCTGAATGAAGAAAACGATTTTATCGCCGAGCAATTCCTGGCCGCGCATCCGGACTTCACCCTGGTGCCGATGAGCAAGGTGTTGGCCGAACAGAAGATCGAGCTGGAAATGGGCGACTACCTGAAATTGCTGCCGCATTTGCACCAGACCGACGGCTTCTTCGCCGCCGTGTTCGAGCGCAAGGTCATGCCGAAAAAAGTCTACGCCGATGAAAAACCGGCCGACGACGCTGACGCTGAAGCAGCCGAGTAA